The proteins below are encoded in one region of Gammaproteobacteria bacterium:
- the tuf gene encoding elongation factor Tu (EF-Tu; promotes GTP-dependent binding of aminoacyl-tRNA to the A-site of ribosomes during protein biosynthesis; when the tRNA anticodon matches the mRNA codon, GTP hydrolysis results; the inactive EF-Tu-GDP leaves the ribosome and release of GDP is promoted by elongation factor Ts; many prokaryotes have two copies of the gene encoding EF-Tu), whose protein sequence is MVMPGDNIKLVVKLINPIAMEEGLRFAIREGGRTVGAGVVAKIIE, encoded by the coding sequence AGATGGTGATGCCCGGGGACAACATCAAACTCGTGGTCAAGCTCATCAACCCGATTGCGATGGAAGAGGGCTTGCGGTTTGCCATCCGCGAGGGCGGGCGCACCGTGGGCGCCGGCGTGGTGGCGAAGATTATCGAGTGA